The region CCAAAATCCAGGGAGGGACTGTCGTGTTGGCATCCCCCGGATCTTTGAATTGGCGGGCCGAGTTCCACGTCTCAACATATGCGTTGAGTTGGGGAACCGTGAAACCTTGCATGAGAGTATCCTTGAGCGTGCCAAATTCCTCCTCGCTCAGCACCCGCTCGTCTGCCGGTCGCAGCTCGTGAATGTTGAGCAGTATTTCCTCCGAGGTGAGACTACCAGCGCCCCCTTCAAGCAGATTCTGCAACATAGCCGAAGTCTGCCCCAGCTCTAGATCTTTGCCTCCCGTGGTGAGTTTTTCCAGTCGCCTAAGGGGCTTTTTTCGAAGCACGATTGCCGTCGCTGGCTTGCCCAGCATATCCAACCCCAGGTTCTCCCTTTCAGCTTCGACAAGTTGCCCCTTGGACTTCCAGCTTTTCGAGTCTTTCGAGTCTTTGAATTGAGGAAAGGGCCAGTACATGCTCTTGTTTGCGGCATGTTCGCCCGATCTTCTGGATCTGTCGCTCCACGCGGGTGGGTGCTCGCTCCATGCGGCTGGGTTCTCTGGACTTTCGAAACCGCCATCACTTTGGTCTTCTACCAGGCCCTCACTCCAAAGCCGTTGGCCATACTCCTCGATTTCCCGCGCAATATCCTGCTGGATTTCCTGCTGGATTTCCTGCTGGATTTCCTGCTGGATTTCCTGCTGAATTTTCTCTCCGCTAGCCTCTGGGCTTCTCTTTtgttcctcctcggcagcttCCAGTTCCCATGGGGCTGGCTCGAGGATCCTCTGaattcttttcctcttcttgacTTCTGTCACCTCGACTTCGAAGAAATTTTCCGTCGTGATCTCGGGTTCGTCTTCAGAGCTCGGTTTCGACCCGGACGAAGAACCAGCAGCGTAGCATCGTGAATGCGATCGTTGACGCGAAAGCGGCAAAACGGTATGCCTGGACAGCGCGGGGAGCGAAGAAACAGGTCGACTTCCAAAGTATCTCGACGATCGGTTTGCGACTCTTGCGCCGGTGCCCGAAGCCGGCAGAAAACCCGAACCTGCAGCGCCTGCCAACTGGAGCCGGCACCTCAAGCAAACAAAGCTGGCGCTGCCAGTCACCTGTCGCCTGAGCATTTGATTTGgtgttttcctttttccttgaACTTCAAACACAATGAGAGAAATATCACCGCCAAGAGCCCGTTTCTTTGGCCGTATGTCGAAAAAATTAAGATGTCGCTCTCACCATACCCAGTCGCAACTTCTGCGACAACGAGCACCTTGCAGATTGAATATTTTAGGTGGGTCCTGCACAACGTCCCCAACCCACTTTCCAACTTCCCGGCAGGCAAAAAAccataaaaaaaaaccaaaaaaaaaaaaaagaagaaaacaaaggCACATGGGGTCACGTAACGTAACAGCTGGCGTTTGACGCGCCAAGAATCAATTAAACTATGTTGGACGCGttttcctctccccccattTTCATTTCATCAACCCCAGAGTCACTGTCTGACATCATCGCCGATACGAACACCCTCTTTGTTAGCCGCCATCAAACCAACCGACAGTCTCATGCATGCCAGTTCCACCGCCCTTCGATGCAGGGATGAGTATATGCTTGAGACAATGCCCAGACTCCAGCAGAGCCGCCGCCAACGGCCggtcgatgaggatgaagatgtcGACATGCATGAGCCACAAGATGATCAATACGCCTCAGATGGTGCTGCCGATGAAATTATGAATGGCCCTCCAAACGAGGAGCTCAGCCAGTTGATAAAAGGATTGGTCCGGTATGCCATCGCATGTGATTTCTCACGGACCCCCATTCGGAGAGACGCCATTAGGGAGAAAGGTttgtgtctttttttttttctttcttttcttcctgcCCCTCCCATGATACCATATATactaaccccctccctccttaGTTCTCGGTACAAATGGCCGGCAGTTCAAAACAGCATTTGCCGGAGCTCAGAAACAGCTCCGAGCAGTTTTTGGCATGGAAATGGTGGAACTTCCAGCTAGGGATAAGAATCTCATGACCACCGAGCAGAAGCGGAAAGCCGCCAAAAGCCAGTCCCAAAAGGAAGCCACATCGAATGCCTACATTCTTACCAACATCCTGCCAGAGGAGCTTCGAACCCCCGCTCTCACCCGGCCCTCAAAGGTCGTGTCCGCCGAAGGTGAAGCAGCGTACACGGCCCTGTACACCACGATCATCTcgctcatcaccatctcggGAGGCGAGCTCAGTGATACCCGCCTCAGGAGGCATCTGGCCCGGCTCAACGCCGCCGAATATATGCCCAGCATGAACCCAAACGATCCTGCTAACCCCACGGAGAAGACCGACGTTGTGCTACAGAGGATGATCAAACATGGGTATCTGGTCAGGATGGTGGATAACAGGGGCAACGGCGACGACGACTCTACTACGTGGCATGTTGGACCAAGAGGGAAGGCAGAGGTGCCCAAGGAGTCAATTGCGGGCTTTGTCAGGACCATCTACGGTGGCTCGGACCCAGAGTTGGAGTCAAAGATTCAGATTAGCTTAAAGGGCGTCAAGGAGAGGAAACCGGAGATACgtgagcaggagcaggagcaggagcagggactgggtgatgaagatgaggtccaggaggatgaggagatgcaAGAGGCCGGACCGAGTAATGGGCAGAGAAGGAGGCATGCGTAACAAGGAAGGGACACGCATACCATGGGATCAAGGTGTTTTGGCGTCTAAAGGGGTATCATTGTGGAATTCGTCCTATGGGTATTTGCGATCGTCTGGGATTGGCCAGGAGGCCGTACTGTTATCACCTGCAGCGATGATACTGGGAACTGCCAGGGGCGAGCATCCTCCCAGGTGTTGCATCAGCCACCATGAGTGTGTTGGAAAAGAGATGGGCTACTTTGGCTGGCCTGATTGATCACCCCCAACTTGCCCGTTCCTGTGGTGTTTACTCCGTCGTCATGTCGTGCAAATGTGCAAATGTGCAAATGCGATATGAGAGATGCTGCCATCCCTCATTCAGCTTTGGTGTCCACCCATGATCGTATCCTCTTCtctcgctggtggtggtccgGCGGGCTGTATCATTTTCTGTTGTTAGACACGTCAGCACATGCTCTGCTTTTTCAGTGCAACGGGCTCCTGACTCTGATCATCTCGGCGCGCACTTTGGTAACAGGCTCATTCGATGCCAGCGCAATATACGacaggaggggtgggtggccGACGATGCTGGAGTAGGTGTCGCGGTTGATGTTTGTCTTCCACTCCCAACTCGTCGTGTCTGGGTGCCCGGTGCCGATGTACTTGGCCTGCAGCCGCTCGAGCT is a window of Podospora pseudopauciseta strain CBS 411.78 chromosome 1, whole genome shotgun sequence DNA encoding:
- a CDS encoding hypothetical protein (COG:S; EggNog:ENOG503P24N) is translated as MHASSTALRCRDEYMLETMPRLQQSRRQRPVDEDEDVDMHEPQDDQYASDGAADEIMNGPPNEELSQLIKGLVRYAIACDFSRTPIRRDAIREKVLGTNGRQFKTAFAGAQKQLRAVFGMEMVELPARDKNLMTTEQKRKAAKSQSQKEATSNAYILTNILPEELRTPALTRPSKVVSAEGEAAYTALYTTIISLITISGGELSDTRLRRHLARLNAAEYMPSMNPNDPANPTEKTDVVLQRMIKHGYLVRMVDNRGNGDDDSTTWHVGPRGKAEVPKESIAGFVRTIYGGSDPELESKIQISLKGVKERKPEIREQEQEQEQGLGDEDEVQEDEEMQEAGPSNGQRRRHA
- a CDS encoding hypothetical protein (COG:A; EggNog:ENOG503P5BZ), which translates into the protein MMRLADKLRTQQELERLQAKYIGTGHPDTTSWEWKTNINRDTYSSIVGHPPLLSYIALASNEPVTKVRAEMIRKMIQPAGPPPAREEDTIMGGHQS